The following coding sequences are from one Verrucosispora sp. WMMD573 window:
- a CDS encoding SCP2 sterol-binding domain-containing protein: MADATTRFFEDLDQQGYEPLLAKTSGALRFDLHEGPQTTHWLMRIDRGDIRVSRQDMEADTVVGVSPELFEELVTGRENGLAALLRGDMTVTGDARLVVQVERIFPGSPYARGPQRYRKGVQ, translated from the coding sequence ATGGCGGACGCGACCACGCGGTTTTTCGAGGACCTCGACCAGCAGGGGTACGAACCTCTGCTGGCGAAGACCTCCGGAGCCCTGCGCTTCGATCTGCACGAGGGGCCGCAGACCACGCACTGGCTGATGCGAATCGACCGAGGCGACATCCGGGTCAGCCGGCAGGACATGGAGGCTGACACCGTGGTCGGTGTCAGCCCCGAGCTCTTCGAGGAGCTGGTCACCGGCCGGGAGAACGGGCTGGCGGCGCTGCTCCGGGGGGACATGACGGTCACCGGTGACGCCCGCCTGGTGGTGCAGGTCGAGCGGATCTTTCCCGGGTCGCCGTACGCCCGGGGACCACAGCGCTACCGGAAGGGGGTGCAGTGA
- a CDS encoding CBS domain-containing protein, producing MTTVGEFMTTRLVTMDGNATLVAAAQEMRDSAIGDVVVTDGDNVVGIVTDRDITVRGVAESMDPDTTRLNQITTKDVVTVSQYDDAVAAADLMRTYAVRRLPVVEDGRLIGLVSMGDLAVEREPQSVLADISADDPNN from the coding sequence ATGACAACGGTCGGAGAGTTCATGACGACTCGGTTGGTGACCATGGACGGCAACGCCACGCTCGTCGCGGCGGCCCAGGAGATGCGCGACTCCGCAATCGGTGACGTGGTGGTGACCGACGGAGACAACGTCGTCGGCATTGTCACGGACCGGGACATCACGGTCCGAGGCGTGGCCGAGAGCATGGACCCGGACACCACCCGGCTGAACCAGATCACCACCAAGGACGTGGTGACGGTGAGTCAGTACGACGACGCCGTCGCCGCCGCCGACCTGATGCGGACGTACGCCGTGCGGCGGTTGCCCGTGGTGGAGGACGGCCGGCTGATCGGCCTGGTGTCCATGGGCGACCTGGCGGTCGAGCGGGAGCCCCAGTCGGTGCTGGCCGACATCAGCGCGGACGATCCCAACAACTGA
- a CDS encoding aspartate-semialdehyde dehydrogenase — protein MRIGIVGATGQVGGVMRQVLAERDFPAEQVRLFASARSAGRTLPWRGEEITVEDAATADYSGLDIVLFSAGKGSAKELAPRVAAAGAVVIDNSSAFRMDPQVPLVVAEVNPHAAADRPKGIIANPNCTTMAAMPVLRPLHAEANLVALVVSTYQAVSGAGLAGVAELDEQVRKVAETATGLTFDGGAADFPAPRSFAQPIAFNVLPLAGSIVDDGSAETDEEQKLRNESRKILEIPDLKVSGTCVRVPVFTGHSLQINARFARPLSPQRAYELLTDAPGVALSDVPTPLQAAGQDPTFVGRIRADETVEHGLALFCSNDNLRKGAALNAVQLAELVAAEG, from the coding sequence ATGAGGATCGGCATTGTGGGAGCCACCGGCCAGGTCGGTGGCGTGATGCGGCAGGTGCTGGCGGAGCGCGACTTCCCGGCGGAGCAGGTACGGCTGTTCGCCTCGGCGCGATCGGCCGGGCGTACGCTGCCGTGGCGCGGCGAGGAGATCACGGTCGAGGACGCCGCCACCGCGGACTACTCCGGGCTGGACATCGTGCTCTTCTCGGCCGGCAAGGGCTCCGCCAAGGAGTTGGCGCCCCGGGTGGCCGCCGCGGGCGCGGTCGTCATCGACAACTCCTCGGCATTCCGGATGGACCCGCAGGTGCCACTGGTCGTCGCCGAGGTCAACCCGCATGCCGCCGCCGACCGGCCCAAGGGCATCATCGCCAACCCGAACTGCACCACCATGGCCGCCATGCCGGTGCTGCGTCCGCTGCACGCCGAAGCGAACCTGGTCGCCCTGGTCGTCTCCACCTACCAGGCGGTCTCCGGAGCCGGCCTGGCCGGCGTCGCCGAGCTGGACGAGCAGGTCCGCAAGGTCGCCGAGACCGCCACCGGGCTCACCTTCGACGGCGGCGCGGCGGATTTCCCCGCCCCCCGTTCGTTCGCCCAGCCGATCGCCTTCAACGTGCTGCCGCTGGCCGGATCCATCGTCGACGACGGGTCGGCGGAGACCGACGAGGAGCAGAAGCTCCGCAACGAGAGCCGCAAGATTCTGGAGATCCCCGACCTGAAGGTCTCCGGCACCTGCGTACGAGTGCCGGTCTTCACCGGCCACTCGCTCCAGATCAACGCCCGGTTCGCCCGGCCGCTCAGCCCGCAGCGGGCGTACGAGCTGCTCACCGACGCGCCCGGTGTCGCACTTTCCGATGTGCCGACGCCGTTGCAGGCGGCCGGGCAGGACCCGACGTTCGTCGGCCGGATCCGCGCCGACGAGACCGTCGAGCACGGCCTGGCGCTGTTCTGCTCCAACGACAACCTGCGCAAGGGCGCCGCCCTCAATGCCGTGCAGCTTGCCGAACTGGTCGCCGCCGAGGGCTGA
- a CDS encoding pitrilysin family protein — protein sequence MTLIADRPGSGAARPYRFPQVIRRSVAGGDVVAAHLPGQNLAVAMLLLDAGAGREPVGREGLGGVLSKALEEGTTQRDATAYALAIEALGTELVTGLDWDTFQASVQVPVGRLGAAVELLAEAVRTPRLDPDDVRRVRDDEVTALRMEWANPGPRADAALRADLYGAGNRWGRPMYGDPDSVAGLDVEDVTVFHSEWLIRPGTLVVAGDLDRLDLDALAATAFTGTGGGPVDRGTPIDVPVRAERRIILVDRPGSVQSTLRLGHPGPHRAHPDHVPIALAGTVLGGAFTSRLNHLIREVRGYTYGIRGDFASSRRFGRFAVSSGVQTAVTAPALVEAVGEIARTQAGGVTEDELAVARSWRAGQLSVELQSPRAIAGALSTLVVHDLPDDYHARLREELLGAQVAQVSAAAATHLRPESLTLVVEGDAAVIRDELVATGLGELIDHPSAS from the coding sequence GTGACCCTGATCGCTGACCGGCCGGGCTCGGGTGCGGCCCGCCCATACCGTTTTCCCCAGGTGATCCGCCGCTCTGTCGCCGGTGGCGACGTCGTCGCCGCGCACCTGCCGGGCCAGAACCTGGCCGTGGCGATGCTGCTGCTGGACGCGGGCGCCGGCCGGGAACCGGTGGGCCGCGAGGGACTCGGCGGGGTGCTGTCCAAGGCCCTGGAGGAGGGCACCACCCAACGCGACGCCACCGCGTACGCGCTGGCCATCGAGGCGCTCGGCACCGAACTGGTTACCGGGCTGGACTGGGACACCTTCCAGGCGAGCGTGCAGGTGCCGGTGGGTCGGCTGGGCGCGGCCGTGGAACTGCTCGCCGAGGCGGTGCGTACCCCGAGGCTGGACCCGGACGACGTCCGGCGGGTCCGCGACGACGAGGTGACGGCACTGCGGATGGAATGGGCGAATCCGGGACCGCGGGCCGACGCGGCGTTGCGGGCCGACCTGTACGGCGCCGGTAACCGCTGGGGCCGCCCGATGTACGGCGACCCCGACTCGGTGGCCGGCCTGGACGTGGAGGACGTCACCGTCTTCCACTCGGAATGGCTCATCCGTCCGGGCACCCTCGTCGTCGCCGGCGACCTGGACCGGCTCGACCTGGACGCCCTCGCCGCCACGGCGTTCACCGGCACCGGCGGCGGGCCGGTGGACCGGGGCACACCGATCGACGTGCCGGTGCGCGCCGAGCGGCGGATCATCCTCGTCGACCGGCCCGGATCGGTGCAGTCCACGCTGCGGCTCGGTCATCCCGGACCGCACCGGGCGCACCCGGACCATGTGCCGATCGCGCTCGCCGGCACCGTGCTCGGCGGGGCGTTCACCTCCCGGCTGAACCACCTCATCCGGGAGGTCCGCGGTTACACGTACGGCATCCGGGGCGACTTCGCCTCGTCCCGCCGGTTCGGCCGGTTCGCGGTCAGCTCCGGGGTGCAGACCGCCGTCACCGCACCGGCGCTGGTCGAGGCGGTCGGGGAGATCGCGCGTACCCAGGCCGGTGGGGTGACCGAGGACGAGCTGGCGGTGGCCCGGTCCTGGCGGGCGGGCCAGCTCTCGGTCGAGTTGCAGAGCCCACGGGCCATCGCCGGGGCGCTGAGCACGCTTGTGGTGCACGACCTGCCGGACGACTATCACGCTCGGCTGCGAGAGGAGTTGCTCGGTGCCCAGGTGGCCCAGGTCTCGGCGGCTGCCGCCACGCACCTGCGCCCGGAGTCGCTGACCCTGGTGGTGGAGGGCGACGCCGCGGTGATCAGGGACGAGCTGGTGGCCACCGGTCTTGGTGAGCTGATCGACCATCCGTCGGCGAGTTGA
- a CDS encoding pitrilysin family protein, with amino-acid sequence MPDSGYPWPISTTRLDNGLRVVVSEDRTAPAVAVNLWYDVGSRHEPAGQTGFAHLFEHLMFEGSTHVAKTEHMKLVQGAGGSLNATTNPDRTNYFETVPAEHLELALWLEADRMGGLVPALTQETLDNQRDVVKNERRQRYENVPYGDAWLRLLPLLYPPGHPYHHATIGSMADLNAADLATFQAFHRAFYAPNNAVLTVVGDTTVDEVVTLAEKYFGGIPPRPEIPPAPDGRVVPATGVPAEETVVTEVPAPRVYVAHRTHPFGSPGYDVVTVLATVLGSGRGSRLYQRLADGERIAQPDLVGAYGVDLAHAPAPLIATATARPGVSGERLAAGLAEVVDELATVPVTAAELDRAKALLTTAWWRQMSTVDGRADALSRYATQFGDPATVAERLPAWLAVTAEEIAEVAADTLAADNRATLTYVPEEKL; translated from the coding sequence ATGCCCGACAGCGGTTACCCCTGGCCGATTTCGACGACCCGACTGGACAATGGCCTGCGCGTGGTGGTCAGCGAGGATCGCACCGCCCCGGCGGTCGCGGTCAACCTCTGGTACGACGTGGGTTCCCGGCACGAGCCGGCCGGTCAGACCGGCTTCGCCCATCTCTTCGAGCACCTGATGTTCGAGGGCTCGACGCACGTCGCGAAGACCGAGCACATGAAGCTGGTCCAGGGGGCCGGCGGCTCGCTCAACGCCACCACCAACCCGGACCGCACCAACTACTTCGAGACGGTCCCGGCGGAGCATCTGGAGTTGGCGCTCTGGCTGGAGGCCGACCGGATGGGCGGGCTGGTGCCGGCGCTGACCCAGGAGACGCTGGACAACCAGCGGGACGTGGTCAAGAACGAGCGGCGGCAGCGCTACGAGAACGTGCCGTACGGCGACGCCTGGCTGCGGCTGCTTCCACTGCTCTATCCGCCGGGTCACCCGTATCACCACGCCACCATCGGCTCGATGGCCGATCTGAACGCCGCCGACCTGGCCACCTTTCAGGCGTTCCACCGGGCCTTCTACGCCCCGAACAACGCCGTGCTCACCGTGGTCGGTGACACCACCGTCGACGAGGTCGTCACCCTGGCCGAGAAGTACTTCGGCGGCATCCCGCCCCGGCCGGAGATCCCTCCGGCACCCGACGGCCGCGTCGTGCCGGCCACCGGAGTGCCCGCCGAGGAGACGGTGGTCACCGAGGTGCCGGCACCCCGGGTGTACGTCGCGCACCGCACCCACCCGTTCGGCAGCCCCGGGTACGACGTGGTGACCGTGCTGGCCACCGTGCTCGGCAGCGGTCGGGGCAGTCGGCTCTACCAGCGGCTCGCCGATGGTGAACGGATCGCCCAGCCCGACCTGGTCGGGGCGTACGGGGTGGATCTGGCGCATGCCCCGGCCCCGCTGATCGCCACCGCCACCGCTCGTCCGGGCGTGAGTGGTGAGCGGTTGGCCGCCGGGCTGGCCGAGGTGGTCGACGAGCTGGCCACGGTGCCGGTCACCGCCGCGGAACTGGACCGGGCGAAGGCGCTGCTCACCACCGCCTGGTGGCGACAGATGTCCACCGTGGACGGCCGGGCGGACGCGCTGAGCCGGTACGCCACCCAGTTCGGCGACCCGGCCACGGTGGCCGAGCGGCTACCGGCCTGGCTGGCGGTGACCGCCGAGGAGATCGCCGAGGTGGCGGCCGACACGCTCGCCGCCGACAACCGGGCAACCCTGACCTACGTTCCCGAGGAGAAGCTGTGA
- a CDS encoding phosphodiesterase has protein sequence MPTIPWPQPAVITERAARALARLRRGRILHPAGRSFAGEVLVWGTSGPPTGVRLLDRPGNYSATVRLSKGTPTPDAWPDVLGLAVRIHRQAGRPFDLLVSSSAAAPVLRHLPLPRRRFTGTYSSVMSYRTGRRRLWLAALADPESPDLGSDLPGLSAAVAANRPGMVLAVASAAGPWRPFGQVTIGDQLGAREDAALAFDPVGNVPEELRLAGPLAWLRQHTYRGSRRGRGVSAQSGGSTGLTV, from the coding sequence ATGCCGACGATTCCCTGGCCGCAGCCCGCCGTCATCACCGAACGCGCGGCACGGGCCCTGGCCAGGCTGCGCCGGGGCCGGATCCTGCACCCGGCCGGCCGGTCCTTCGCCGGTGAGGTGCTGGTCTGGGGTACGTCCGGTCCGCCGACCGGTGTCCGGCTCCTCGACCGGCCCGGGAACTATTCGGCCACCGTCCGCCTATCCAAGGGAACGCCCACCCCGGACGCCTGGCCCGACGTGCTCGGCCTGGCGGTGCGGATACACCGCCAGGCCGGACGGCCGTTCGATCTGCTGGTCAGCTCCAGCGCCGCCGCGCCGGTGCTGCGGCACCTGCCACTGCCCCGGCGCCGGTTCACCGGCACGTACAGCTCGGTGATGTCGTACCGGACCGGCCGGCGGCGGCTCTGGCTGGCCGCGCTGGCCGACCCGGAATCACCCGACCTGGGCAGCGACCTGCCCGGCCTGTCCGCCGCGGTGGCGGCCAACCGGCCCGGGATGGTCCTCGCCGTCGCCTCCGCCGCCGGACCGTGGCGGCCGTTCGGGCAGGTCACCATCGGCGACCAACTCGGTGCGCGGGAGGACGCCGCGCTGGCCTTCGACCCGGTGGGCAACGTCCCGGAGGAACTGCGGTTGGCGGGGCCCCTGGCCTGGCTGCGCCAGCACACCTACCGGGGATCCCGCCGAGGGCGTGGCGTCAGCGCTCAGTCCGGCGGCTCGACGGGGTTGACGGTCTGA
- a CDS encoding alkaline phosphatase PhoX: MDRRTVLRATVAGGAAAFSGSLWAGAAVAAPAQPGASPYGSLRSADSNGIQLPTGFTSRVIARSRQTVSGTSYAWHDAPDGGACFVAGSGWIYVSNSEITPGGGASAVRFNADGSIASAYRILSNTNQNCAGGATPWGTWLSCEEVSRGYIYETYPQGGTAAVQRAAMGRFKHEAAACDPDRRVIYLTEDESNGCFYRFRPNSWGNLSAGTLEVLVAGTATSGPVTWARVPDPDGSPTVTRSQVSGAKRFNGGEGCWYDDGTCWFTTKGDNRVWAYDAVNQRIDLAYDDSLVSGTAPLTGVDNITGAGSGDLYVAEDGGNMEINIITPAGVVAPFLRITGQSSSEICGPAFSPDGTRLYFSSQRGTSGSSSGGITYEVRGPFR, from the coding sequence ATGGATCGTCGTACCGTCCTGCGCGCCACCGTCGCCGGTGGCGCCGCCGCCTTCTCCGGCAGCCTGTGGGCGGGCGCCGCGGTAGCCGCACCCGCTCAACCCGGCGCCAGCCCCTACGGCTCGCTCCGAAGCGCCGACAGCAACGGCATCCAGCTGCCCACCGGATTCACCAGCCGGGTCATCGCCCGGTCCCGCCAGACCGTCTCCGGGACGTCGTACGCCTGGCACGACGCCCCCGACGGCGGTGCCTGCTTCGTCGCCGGCTCCGGCTGGATCTACGTCTCGAACTCGGAGATCACCCCGGGTGGTGGCGCCTCGGCGGTGCGCTTCAACGCCGACGGCAGCATCGCCTCGGCGTACCGGATCCTCTCCAACACCAACCAGAACTGTGCTGGCGGCGCCACCCCGTGGGGCACCTGGCTCTCCTGTGAGGAGGTCAGTCGCGGGTACATCTACGAGACGTACCCGCAGGGCGGCACCGCCGCGGTGCAGCGGGCGGCGATGGGGCGGTTCAAGCACGAGGCCGCCGCCTGCGACCCGGATCGTCGGGTGATCTACCTGACCGAGGACGAGAGCAACGGCTGCTTCTACCGCTTCCGGCCGAACAGTTGGGGCAACCTCTCCGCCGGCACCCTGGAGGTGCTGGTCGCCGGGACCGCCACCAGCGGCCCGGTGACCTGGGCGCGGGTGCCGGACCCGGACGGGTCGCCGACGGTGACCCGCAGCCAGGTCTCCGGTGCCAAGCGGTTCAACGGGGGCGAGGGCTGCTGGTACGACGACGGCACCTGTTGGTTCACCACCAAGGGCGACAACCGGGTCTGGGCGTACGACGCGGTCAACCAGCGCATCGACCTGGCGTACGACGACTCCCTGGTCTCCGGCACCGCACCGCTGACCGGGGTGGACAACATCACTGGTGCCGGCTCGGGCGACCTCTACGTGGCCGAGGACGGCGGCAACATGGAGATCAACATCATCACTCCCGCCGGGGTGGTCGCACCATTCCTGCGGATCACCGGGCAGTCGTCCTCGGAGATCTGTGGGCCGGCCTTCTCGCCGGACGGCACTCGGCTCTACTTCTCGTCGCAGCGCGGCACCTCCGGCTCCTCGTCCGGCGGCATCACCTACGAGGTGCGTGGCCCGTTCCGCTGA
- a CDS encoding 3-deoxy-7-phosphoheptulonate synthase: protein MPTVTTPENHRVIDQRIDRVVPLTTPALLLHELPLDDGLTAAVLAGRRAVGQVLDRTDDRLLVVVGPCSVHDPAAALDYAHRLRAAAERVDEDLLVVMRVYFEKPRSTVGWKGLINDPGLDGSGDVNTGLRRARALLLDVLRLGLPVGCEFLDPITPQYIADTVAWGAIGARTVESQVHRQLASGLSMPIGMKNRPDGSIGTAVDAIRAAGVPHVFPGIDVSGTPAIMHTRGNADGHLVLRGGGGRPNYDAASVAGALDLLRAAGLPERLVVDASHANSGKDHRNQPVVAADVAAQISAGQRGIVGIMLESFLVPGRQDLDPTRELTYGQSVTDACIGWDTTDEVLAELAAAVRARRATNTLPTPA from the coding sequence ATGCCCACCGTGACGACCCCGGAGAACCACCGGGTCATCGACCAGCGGATCGACCGTGTCGTACCGCTGACCACCCCGGCCCTGCTGCTGCACGAGCTGCCCCTGGACGACGGGCTCACGGCGGCGGTACTGGCCGGCCGCCGGGCGGTCGGCCAGGTGCTCGACCGTACCGACGACCGACTGCTGGTGGTGGTCGGGCCGTGCTCGGTCCACGACCCCGCCGCCGCTCTCGACTACGCGCACCGGCTTCGGGCGGCGGCCGAGCGGGTCGACGAGGACCTGCTGGTCGTGATGCGGGTCTACTTCGAGAAGCCGCGTTCCACGGTCGGCTGGAAGGGCCTGATCAACGATCCGGGCCTGGACGGTTCCGGGGACGTCAACACCGGCCTGCGCCGGGCCCGGGCGTTGCTGCTCGACGTGCTGCGTCTCGGCCTGCCGGTGGGTTGCGAGTTCCTCGACCCGATCACCCCGCAGTACATCGCGGACACCGTCGCGTGGGGAGCCATCGGGGCGCGCACCGTGGAGAGCCAGGTGCACCGCCAGCTCGCCTCCGGACTGTCCATGCCGATCGGCATGAAGAACCGTCCGGACGGCAGCATCGGCACCGCGGTCGACGCGATCCGGGCCGCCGGCGTGCCGCACGTCTTTCCCGGCATCGACGTGTCCGGCACCCCGGCGATCATGCACACCCGGGGCAACGCGGACGGACATCTGGTACTGCGGGGCGGCGGCGGCCGGCCGAACTACGACGCCGCATCGGTGGCCGGCGCGCTGGACCTGCTGCGCGCCGCCGGGCTGCCGGAACGGCTGGTGGTGGACGCCAGCCACGCCAACAGCGGCAAGGACCACCGCAACCAGCCCGTGGTGGCCGCCGACGTGGCCGCGCAGATCTCCGCCGGTCAGCGGGGCATCGTGGGGATCATGCTGGAGAGCTTCCTGGTACCGGGTCGACAGGACCTCGACCCCACTCGCGAACTCACCTACGGCCAGTCGGTCACCGACGCCTGCATCGGCTGGGACACCACCGACGAGGTGCTCGCCGAACTGGCCGCCGCCGTCCGCGCCCGCCGAGCCACCAACACCCTCCCCACCCCCGCCTAA
- a CDS encoding DUF1360 domain-containing protein, with amino-acid sequence MSELKQKVARLRQAYAPHEHRPLGGYLAAMGTYAGVTGAIAGLVKVTGRSVPERPATSDVVLLAIATHKLSRLLSKDAVTSPLRAPFTRYDRPIGSGEVMEQVRDSGSSTRHAIGELLSCPFCLAVWVATGLTGGLVLAPRLTRLVATALTAVAASDFLQMGYAVAQQAAEGGHPED; translated from the coding sequence GTGAGCGAATTGAAGCAGAAGGTGGCGCGGTTGCGCCAGGCGTACGCGCCCCACGAGCACCGCCCGCTCGGCGGCTACCTGGCGGCGATGGGCACCTACGCCGGAGTGACCGGCGCGATCGCCGGTCTGGTGAAGGTGACCGGGCGGAGCGTGCCCGAGCGACCCGCCACGTCGGACGTGGTGCTGCTCGCCATCGCCACCCACAAGCTCAGCCGACTGCTGTCCAAGGATGCGGTGACCAGCCCGTTGCGGGCCCCCTTCACCCGTTACGACCGGCCGATCGGCAGCGGCGAGGTGATGGAACAGGTACGCGATTCGGGCAGCTCCACCCGCCATGCCATCGGTGAGCTGCTCAGCTGCCCGTTCTGCCTGGCCGTCTGGGTGGCCACCGGACTCACCGGCGGGCTGGTGCTCGCGCCGCGACTGACCCGGCTCGTCGCCACGGCGCTGACCGCGGTGGCCGCGTCCGACTTCCTCCAGATGGGCTACGCGGTGGCCCAGCAGGCGGCCGAGGGCGGTCACCCCGAGGATTGA
- a CDS encoding DUF6158 family protein: MTASGRQDGFPAGGTEVSPEQRIPEWGDDRTPAPTPEADLLGIDPAELGEEDLIREMQSLHRTRLDTLRHATDSALANHLRRTAELETEYLARHPGREVDPSRLRDA, translated from the coding sequence ATGACGGCATCGGGACGACAGGACGGATTTCCCGCCGGCGGCACGGAGGTGAGCCCCGAGCAGCGGATTCCCGAGTGGGGCGACGACCGGACGCCGGCCCCCACACCCGAGGCCGACCTGCTCGGCATCGATCCCGCCGAGCTGGGCGAGGAGGATCTCATTCGGGAGATGCAGAGCCTGCACCGCACCCGCCTGGACACGCTGCGCCACGCCACCGACTCGGCGCTCGCCAATCACCTACGGCGTACCGCCGAGCTGGAGACCGAGTACCTCGCTCGCCACCCGGGGCGCGAGGTCGATCCGAGCCGGCTGCGGGACGCGTGA
- a CDS encoding DUF3817 domain-containing protein — translation MRAALTRYRVIAWVVGVVLILLVVIGMPLKYGFDNPVVVETVGQAHGFLYMLYLVAAFDLSRRADWPLKRMILVMLAGTVPFVSFWAERRVSALVAAEQQEREQAQAPEPIVG, via the coding sequence GTGCGCGCTGCCCTCACCCGCTACCGCGTGATCGCCTGGGTCGTCGGCGTGGTGCTGATCCTGCTGGTCGTGATCGGCATGCCGCTCAAATACGGCTTCGACAACCCGGTCGTGGTGGAGACCGTGGGCCAGGCACACGGCTTCCTCTACATGCTGTATCTGGTCGCCGCGTTCGACCTGTCCCGGCGGGCCGACTGGCCGCTCAAGCGCATGATCCTGGTGATGCTGGCCGGCACCGTACCGTTCGTCTCCTTCTGGGCGGAACGGCGGGTGAGCGCACTGGTCGCCGCCGAGCAGCAGGAGCGGGAACAGGCGCAGGCGCCCGAGCCGATCGTCGGTTAG
- a CDS encoding DUF6232 family protein, whose product MNPDRATTRTPRTPRGAGTGPTLLYARPGIIVTVDRFTVGRSSWRVAELTHLHSTRGPHDRAATRAVLASTVVIGGVGLVLGFTGGLQRLTAGAYLLLGAVFLVPVLLAAAGDRWRPPAYELWGRRAGTDELLFSSDDEQQFGQVSRALRRAREMNSYGGWEDPLAGADPWRPRR is encoded by the coding sequence GTGAATCCTGATCGCGCGACCACGCGGACGCCACGAACACCCCGAGGCGCCGGCACCGGGCCGACGTTGCTCTACGCCCGTCCCGGGATCATCGTCACAGTCGACCGATTCACCGTCGGCCGCAGCAGCTGGCGCGTCGCCGAGCTGACCCATCTGCACAGCACCCGGGGGCCGCACGATCGGGCGGCGACCCGGGCCGTGCTGGCCTCGACGGTGGTGATCGGCGGGGTGGGACTGGTGCTGGGGTTCACCGGAGGACTGCAACGGCTCACCGCCGGGGCGTACCTGCTGCTCGGTGCCGTGTTTCTGGTGCCGGTGCTGCTCGCGGCGGCGGGCGACCGCTGGCGGCCACCGGCGTACGAGCTGTGGGGCCGCCGGGCGGGGACCGACGAGCTGCTGTTCAGCAGCGACGACGAGCAGCAGTTCGGCCAGGTGAGCCGGGCACTGCGTCGAGCCCGCGAGATGAACAGCTACGGCGGGTGGGAGGATCCGCTGGCCGGTGCGGACCCGTGGCGACCGCGACGGTGA
- a CDS encoding C40 family peptidase, which translates to MSSLTHTLRALTVAAFSLALLVPATVARAEPSPAELTRRIEKASVELERVVEAHNELREKIKENRSAVERLQDRIGPLEQQAEQSRADVGELAVTAYKTGNLGTVDALLHGGDSTSVLDRLGTLDHLTRQRQATIASYTADQRQLLDEKTRLDVTLSRQAAQSRELSSAKKRIERDLAKLYEMRREAYGRATERPTNRASNAQDAPAVSGKAGVAVRYAYGALGKPYAWGQDGPGSYDCSGLTSAAWRAAGRSLPHNTRMQWGVVAHISRGELRPGDLVFYRSLGHVAIYVGDGQVIHAPTFGRNVEKRSVDLMSPYGYGRVR; encoded by the coding sequence TTGTCGTCCCTGACGCACACGCTGCGTGCCCTGACGGTCGCCGCCTTTTCGCTGGCGCTGCTCGTGCCGGCGACGGTGGCCCGGGCCGAACCTTCCCCCGCCGAACTGACCCGGCGCATCGAGAAGGCCTCCGTCGAGTTGGAACGCGTGGTGGAGGCCCACAACGAGCTGCGGGAGAAAATCAAGGAGAACCGTTCCGCGGTGGAGCGGTTGCAGGACCGGATCGGCCCGCTGGAGCAGCAGGCCGAACAGAGCCGGGCGGACGTCGGCGAGTTGGCGGTGACCGCGTACAAGACCGGCAACCTCGGCACCGTCGACGCGTTGCTGCACGGCGGTGACTCGACCTCCGTGCTGGACCGGCTCGGCACGCTGGACCACCTCACCCGGCAGCGGCAGGCGACCATCGCCAGCTACACCGCCGACCAGCGGCAGCTCCTCGACGAGAAGACCCGGCTGGACGTCACGCTCAGCCGTCAGGCGGCGCAGTCGCGCGAACTGTCCTCGGCCAAGAAGCGGATCGAGCGCGATCTCGCCAAGCTCTACGAGATGCGCCGGGAGGCGTACGGCCGGGCGACCGAACGACCGACGAACCGAGCCAGCAACGCCCAGGACGCACCGGCCGTCTCCGGCAAGGCTGGCGTCGCTGTCCGGTACGCCTACGGCGCGCTGGGCAAGCCGTACGCCTGGGGCCAGGACGGGCCGGGCAGCTACGACTGCTCCGGGCTGACCTCGGCCGCCTGGCGGGCCGCCGGCCGGTCCCTGCCGCACAACACCCGGATGCAGTGGGGCGTGGTGGCCCACATCAGTCGCGGCGAGTTGCGCCCCGGCGATCTCGTCTTCTACCGCAGCCTCGGCCATGTGGCCATCTACGTGGGCGACGGGCAGGTCATCCACGCACCGACCTTCGGCCGCAACGTGGAGAAGCGATCCGTGGACCTGATGTCGCCGTACGGTTACGGTCGGGTGCGTTGA